Within Actinosynnema pretiosum, the genomic segment CTGGACCTCGGGGCGGTGGGGCCGGACGTCGCGGAGGACGGCGAGCTGGTGACCGCGGACCTGGTCGGGTGGGTGGAGGCGGGTGGGGAGCTGTGACGGGACGGCTTCCCTCGGCAGCCGGAACGCGCTGGCCAGGGCAGAACCGCAGGGCCGCGGCGACCTGACGGCGGTTCCGGGGCGCTGTTCGGGCACGGGTGGGGAGACCGTGCTCCGGACCGCCCCTGGTTCGGGTTCCTGCGCGGCGGCGTGATGTGCGGTGACGTGACGCGCCGCTCGGCCGACGCGGTGACGGCGCCGATGTTCCGCGCCACGGCAGCGGGGGCGGTCAGGCGCCTGGCCGGGTGCCCCCCTGGGTGAGGCCGAAGGCCGCAGGGCCCGGTCCACCGGGCGATGGGCGCGGGCTGGGCCTTCCGCGAGAGCGGTAGCGGGGTTCCCCGCTGCCCGCCCCCCAGGACGGGCAGCGGGGGCCGGGTGTCAGGAGACGTTCTGGATCATCCGTTGCAGCACCCCCAGCGCCGCCACGTGGTCCGCGTCCTCGACACCCTCGTGGATGCGCTCGCGCAGGCGCGGCGTGGCCGCGCGCAGGTAGGTCGCCGTCGCGGTCCGCAGTTCGGGCACGGTCATGGGGGCGCCCTCCGGGGAGAGGTCCGCCGGGGAGGGGTTGCGCAGCAACCAGAACTGGTGGTGGGCACGTGCGGAACACCTCTCACCGTGGGGAGAACCAGCGAGGGAGAACCTAGGACTTCGAGTTAGCTCCAGGTCAAGAGCGGCCGGAGCACCCGGCAGCGCACCAGCTTCAGCGCCCCATCCGCTCCGCCGCCCACGCCAGCGCCTCCGGCCCCGCCCCGTCCGCCGACAGGTCCGCCCGGCCCAGGAACGCCGTCGTCGGGTGCGACCGCAGCTCCCGCCGCACCTCCCCCGACTCCCCCGCCGCCACCAGGTCGCACAACCGCCGGTGCCGCGCCGCCAGCTCGTGCAGCGTCTCCACCTCCTCGTGCGCGCCCCGGTTCAGGCTCATCAGCACGCCCAGCGGGTGCGCGATCGTCTCGAACGCGGCGGTCAGCCTCCGGTTGTCCGGCAGGCCGATGAACGCCCGGTGGAACTCCAGGCCGTCCAGGGCCGCCGGGGCGCCGTCGGCCGCGTCGGCCGCCGCCTCCATGCGGCGCACCGCCGCGTCCAGGCGGGCCAGCGGCGCCGGGCGGGCGGGAACGCCCGCGTCCACCGCCAGCTCCTCCAGGTGCTCGCGCAGCACCACGATCTCGTGCGCGTCCCGCAGCGTCAGCGTCACCACCCGCCACCCCGCGCGCGGCACGTGCTCGACCAGGCCGTCGCGCTCCAGCACGCGCAGCGCCTCGCGCAGCGCGGCCCGGCTCACCCCGACGTCGTCGGCCACCGCCTGCTCCACCAGGTGCTGCCCCAGCGCCAGCCGCCCGGTGAGGACGCGCGCCCTCAGCTCCGTCGCCGCCAGGTCCGTGACGCTGGTCGGACCGCCGATCCGGCCGCCCTCGCGCCTGCCGCGCCCCGCCACCCCGGCCTCCTCGCCTCGACGCGGCCAACCCTAGTCAGCGCACCACCCGCCTCGGCACCACCACCGGCCGCCCGGTCTCCGGGTCGGTCAGCACGCCGCACTCCACGTCGAACACCTCCCGCAGCAGCGCGGGCGTCAGCACCCGCGCCACCGGACCGGACGCCACGACCCGGCCGTCGCGCATCGCCACCACGTGCTCGGCGTACCGGGCGGCCAGTCCCAGGTCGTGCAGGACCATCACCACCGTCAAGCCCCGCAACGAGGTCACCGCGTCCAGCACGTCCAGCTGGTGCGCCACGTCCAGGTGGTTCGTCGGCTCGTCCAGCAGCAGCACGTCGGTGCGCTGCGCCAGCGCCAGCGCGATCCACGCCCGCTGCCGCTGCCCGCCGGACAGGGTGTGCAGCGGCCGGTCCGCCAGCTCCGCCAAACCCGTGCGGCGCAACGCGTCCAGCACGACCTCCTCGTCCGGCCTCGACCACTGGTCGTACCAGCGGCGGTGCGGGTCCCGGCCGCGCGTCACCAGGTCCACCACGGTCAGCCCGTCGGGCGCCTGCGGTTCCTGCGGCAGCAGGGCGACCTTGCGGGCGAACGCGCGCGGCGGGGTGCGGCGCACGTCCTCGCCGTCCAGCAGCACCCGGCCGGAATCCGCAGGCAGCAACCGGGAGAGCGCGCGCAGCAGGGTGGACTTGCCGCACCCGTTGGGCCCCACGACCGCGGTCACCGACCCGGTCGGCACGGTCAGCCCGACCCCGTCCACGGCCGCGTGGTCGCCGAAGCGCACCACCAGGTCCTCGGCGCGCAGCGTCGTGCTCATGACGGGAACCTCCGGGAACGGACCAGCGACCACACCAGGAAAGGCGCGCCGACCACCGCGGTCACCGCGCCCGCGGGGACCGTGATCGGCGCGAAAGCCGTGCGCGCCACCAGGTCCGCGGCGAGCAGCAGCCCGGCGCCGAGCGCGGCGGACGCGGCCAGCGGGGGACGTGGCGCGGCGCAGGACAGGCGGGCCAGGTGCGGGGCGACCAGCGCCACGAACCCGACCGGGCCCACGGCGGACGCGGCGACCGACGCCAGCACGACCGCGCACAGCAGCAGCGCCACGACCACCCGGCCCGCGCGGTGCCCGAGCGCCGACGCGACCGGGAAACCCAGCTGCACGGCGGGGATCCGGGCCGACAGCGGCACGAGCGCCAGCGCCACCAGCAGCAGCGCGAGCGAGGCCCCGCCCACCTCGGTCCAACCGCGCCCGGTCAACGACCCGGCGAGCCAGGCGTTCGCGCGCTCCACGTCGTCGACGCGCGCGGCCAGCAGCAGCCAGCCGGTGATCCCGCCGAAGAACGCCGACACGCCCACCCCGACCAGCAGCGGTCGCAGGCCGGTCGCGCCGGTGGTGGTCAGCAGCGCGGCGGTCAGCCCGGCCGCGAGCAGCCCGCCGAGCAGCGCGGCGGCGGGCACGCCCACGGCGCGCAGCGCGCCACCGGCCGAGCCCTCCAGCACGAGCACCGCGACCGCGCCCGTGCCCGCCCCCGCGGTGACGCCGAGCAGGTCCGGGCTGGCCAGCGCGTTGCGCGCCACGGTCTGCGTGATCGCCCCGGACACCGCGAGCATCCCCCCGACCACGGCCGCCAGCACCACCCTGGGCAGCCGCAGGTCCAGCACGATGAGCCGCTCCCGCCGCGTCCCGCCGCCCAGCAGCACGTCCAGCACGCGGGCGGGCGCGAGCGGGAAGTCGCCGGAACCCAGCGACAGCACGGCGAACCCGGCCGCCGCGAGCAGCGCGAGCGCGGTCACCAGCGCGGTCCTGGGCCGCCAGCGGGCGGTCACCGGGCCGAGCGCGAGCACCCGCCAGTCCCGGCTCACCGCGCGTCCCGCAGGTGCCGCACGACGACCAGCAGGAACGCCGGACCGCCTGCCACGCCGAGCACGATCCCCACCGGCAGCTCGGCGGGGGCGATCACCACCCGCCCGAGGACGTCCGCCAGCAGCACCAGGACCGCGCCCGCGACCGCGCACACCGGCAGCAGCGCCCGGTGGTCCGGCCCGGTGGCCCCGCGCACCAGGTGCGGCGCGACCAGCCCGACGAACCCGAGCGACCCGACCAGCGCCGTCGCCGACCCGACCAGCAGGGTCACCGCCAGCAGGCCGGTCAGGCGCGCGGGCAGCAGGCGGCGGCCGAGGGCGCGGGCCAGGTCGTCGCCGAGCGCGAGGGCGTTGAGCGCGGGCGCGTGGGCGAGCGCCACCAGCAGGCCCAGCAGCAGCGGGGGTCCGGCGGCGGCGACCACGTCGAACCCGCGACCGCCCGCGAGCGAGCCGACCGTCCAGAAGCGGTGCACGTCCAGCGCGCCCGCGTCGAGCAGCAGGAGCACGCCGGTGATCGCGCTCAGCAGGGCCGACACCGCGGCGCCCGCCAGCGCGAGCGACGCGGGCGAGGCGTCCCGCCGACGTCCGGCGGCCAGGCCGATCGCGGTGACCGCGACCGTGCCGAGCGCGGCGCCCGCGAACGCGAACCACAGGTAGCCGTCGGGGGTGGTCAGGCCGAGCAGGGAGATCGCCAGCACCACGGCCAGCGACGCGCCCGAGGTGACGCCGAGCAGTCCGGGGTCGGCCAGCGGGTTGCGGGTGTGGCCCTGCACGAGCGCGCCCGCCACGGCCAGCGCGCAGCCGCCGAGCAGCCCGACGACCGTGCGGGGCAACCGCTGGCCGAGCACGATCGCCGAGGACTCCGGGTCGCCGTCGCCGAGCAGCGCCGCCC encodes:
- a CDS encoding GntR family transcriptional regulator encodes the protein MAGRGRREGGRIGGPTSVTDLAATELRARVLTGRLALGQHLVEQAVADDVGVSRAALREALRVLERDGLVEHVPRAGWRVVTLTLRDAHEIVVLREHLEELAVDAGVPARPAPLARLDAAVRRMEAAADAADGAPAALDGLEFHRAFIGLPDNRRLTAAFETIAHPLGVLMSLNRGAHEEVETLHELAARHRRLCDLVAAGESGEVRRELRSHPTTAFLGRADLSADGAGPEALAWAAERMGR
- a CDS encoding ABC transporter ATP-binding protein, with translation MSTTLRAEDLVVRFGDHAAVDGVGLTVPTGSVTAVVGPNGCGKSTLLRALSRLLPADSGRVLLDGEDVRRTPPRAFARKVALLPQEPQAPDGLTVVDLVTRGRDPHRRWYDQWSRPDEEVVLDALRRTGLAELADRPLHTLSGGQRQRAWIALALAQRTDVLLLDEPTNHLDVAHQLDVLDAVTSLRGLTVVMVLHDLGLAARYAEHVVAMRDGRVVASGPVARVLTPALLREVFDVECGVLTDPETGRPVVVPRRVVR
- a CDS encoding FecCD family ABC transporter permease; the encoded protein is MSRDWRVLALGPVTARWRPRTALVTALALLAAAGFAVLSLGSGDFPLAPARVLDVLLGGGTRRERLIVLDLRLPRVVLAAVVGGMLAVSGAITQTVARNALASPDLLGVTAGAGTGAVAVLVLEGSAGGALRAVGVPAAALLGGLLAAGLTAALLTTTGATGLRPLLVGVGVSAFFGGITGWLLLAARVDDVERANAWLAGSLTGRGWTEVGGASLALLLVALALVPLSARIPAVQLGFPVASALGHRAGRVVVALLLCAVVLASVAASAVGPVGFVALVAPHLARLSCAAPRPPLAASAALGAGLLLAADLVARTAFAPITVPAGAVTAVVGAPFLVWSLVRSRRFPS
- a CDS encoding FecCD family ABC transporter permease, translating into MTGTAVVGPTAARTGGPRPWRLPAGALVLLALLAGAVLLSLLVGGRGLSPAQVWAALLGDGDPESSAIVLGQRLPRTVVGLLGGCALAVAGALVQGHTRNPLADPGLLGVTSGASLAVVLAISLLGLTTPDGYLWFAFAGAALGTVAVTAIGLAAGRRRDASPASLALAGAAVSALLSAITGVLLLLDAGALDVHRFWTVGSLAGGRGFDVVAAAGPPLLLGLLVALAHAPALNALALGDDLARALGRRLLPARLTGLLAVTLLVGSATALVGSLGFVGLVAPHLVRGATGPDHRALLPVCAVAGAVLVLLADVLGRVVIAPAELPVGIVLGVAGGPAFLLVVVRHLRDAR